One Halobaculum roseum DNA segment encodes these proteins:
- a CDS encoding thioredoxin family protein — protein MSDTASTAGGDDTESPPKPRDVDARDFRTELREAVAGDDLVLVDFYTKGCTLCQSIEPVLGTVARAADVPVLLVNPQTDPSLVSEHAIRSVPTLAVFESGEDGEPAEVDRIADGFVGAERIVEFVEEARAVGER, from the coding sequence ATGAGCGACACCGCATCGACCGCCGGCGGCGACGACACGGAGAGCCCTCCGAAGCCCCGCGACGTGGACGCCCGGGACTTCCGGACGGAGTTGCGCGAGGCCGTCGCCGGGGACGACCTCGTCCTCGTCGACTTCTACACGAAGGGGTGTACCCTCTGTCAGAGCATCGAGCCGGTGCTCGGCACCGTCGCCCGCGCCGCGGACGTGCCGGTCCTGCTCGTGAACCCGCAGACCGACCCGTCGCTCGTGAGCGAGCACGCGATCCGGTCGGTGCCGACGCTGGCCGTCTTCGAGTCGGGCGAGGACGGCGAGCCGGCGGAGGTCGACCGCATCGCCGACGGGTTCGTCGGGGCCGAACGGATCGTCGAGTTCGTCGAGGAGGCTCGGGCCGTCGGCGAGCGCTGA
- the hmgB gene encoding hydroxymethylglutaryl-CoA synthase: protein MTAVGIDAIEIWTGKLQLDLPGTFAPAKGEDPGKYTKGLGLETSSFPDAYEDIVTMGANAAKRLMDRKDLDPQDIGRIDVATESAFDNSKPVSTYIAGCLEQVYDGDFHHANKGERKFACVAGTQSIDDAYNWIKAGRNRGRAALVIATDTALYARGDPGEATQGAGAVAMLIDEDPSVVELSTEQGYGSADETDFLKPNQQFPSVDGKRSMQVYLARMREALEDFESVAWDTHPDDFAYIPFHTPFPGMVRKAGLLGYRHMIRDTEIEDALEGRIGRQPREEDFDDWEAYEEAIRAYMDDLKETEEYQSWYADTIDPTLNISRRVGNWYTGSVHIARASALRHAAANDVDLEGQKLLVASYGSGAQAEIHAETVADGWKEEVQAADLETQLQQRYDLSYDEYEQVHDRHNHDMDVELEEFTQPEGEFVFTGWGRMSERKYDYVE, encoded by the coding sequence ATGACAGCTGTGGGAATCGACGCGATCGAGATCTGGACGGGGAAGCTCCAGCTGGACCTCCCCGGAACGTTCGCGCCGGCCAAGGGTGAGGACCCCGGCAAGTACACGAAGGGGCTCGGACTGGAGACCTCCTCGTTCCCGGACGCCTACGAGGACATCGTCACGATGGGCGCGAACGCGGCCAAGCGCCTGATGGACCGCAAGGACCTGGACCCGCAGGACATCGGCCGCATCGACGTGGCGACGGAGTCGGCGTTCGACAACTCCAAGCCCGTCTCGACGTACATCGCGGGCTGTCTGGAGCAGGTGTACGACGGGGACTTCCACCACGCGAACAAGGGCGAGCGGAAGTTCGCGTGCGTCGCCGGCACCCAGTCGATCGACGACGCGTACAACTGGATCAAGGCGGGACGCAACCGCGGCCGCGCGGCGCTGGTCATCGCCACCGACACCGCGCTGTACGCCCGCGGCGACCCCGGCGAGGCGACGCAGGGCGCCGGCGCGGTCGCGATGCTCATCGACGAGGACCCCTCGGTCGTCGAACTCTCGACCGAGCAGGGCTACGGCAGCGCCGACGAGACGGACTTCCTGAAGCCGAACCAGCAGTTCCCCTCGGTCGACGGCAAGCGCTCGATGCAGGTGTACCTCGCCCGCATGCGCGAGGCGCTGGAGGACTTCGAGTCGGTCGCGTGGGACACCCACCCCGACGACTTCGCGTACATCCCGTTCCACACCCCGTTCCCGGGGATGGTCCGCAAGGCGGGCCTGCTCGGCTACCGGCACATGATCCGCGACACGGAGATCGAGGACGCCCTCGAGGGTCGCATCGGGCGCCAGCCCCGCGAGGAGGACTTCGACGACTGGGAGGCGTACGAGGAGGCGATCCGGGCGTACATGGACGACCTGAAGGAGACCGAGGAGTACCAGTCGTGGTACGCCGACACGATCGACCCGACGCTGAACATCTCGCGGCGCGTCGGCAACTGGTACACCGGCTCGGTCCACATCGCCCGCGCCTCCGCGCTGCGCCACGCCGCCGCGAACGACGTGGACCTCGAGGGGCAGAAGCTCCTCGTCGCCTCCTACGGCTCCGGCGCGCAGGCGGAGATCCACGCCGAAACCGTCGCCGACGGCTGGAAGGAGGAGGTCCAAGCGGCCGACCTCGAAACCCAGCTCCAGCAGCGTTACGACCTCTCGTACGACGAGTACGAGCAGGTCCACGACCGCCACAACCACGACATGGACGTGGAGCTGGAGGAGTTTACCCAGCCCGAGGGCGAGTTCGTGTTCACCGGCTGGGGCCGCATGAGCGAGCGGAAGTACGACTACGTCGAGTAA